In the Harmonia axyridis chromosome 3, icHarAxyr1.1, whole genome shotgun sequence genome, one interval contains:
- the LOC123674801 gene encoding uncharacterized protein LOC123674801 yields the protein MIMKTFAGLVVISIAIYYVESAKLSFAHRNPPHPDCREHTKYITEEQVNQLNKGFYPDSPVIRQHILCIWKEKGVMNESGNLQPEVIKTKLGSLLPQNDQAKQQVQGCIVKKSNPAETAYAFYQCVSPLLAKYNN from the exons ATGATCATGAAGACTTTTGCCGGTTTAGTAGTAATCTCCATTGCCATATATTAT GTGGAATCCGCAAAACTGAGCTTCGCTCACAGAAACCCTCCCCACCCAGACTGCAGAGAGCATACCAAATACATAACCGAGGAACAAGTTAATCAGTTGAACAAAGGTTTCTACCCTGACAGTCCAGTGATCAGGCAGCATATCCTCTGCATCTGGAAAGAAAAAGGTGTGATGAACGAATCCGGAAACTTACAACCTGAAGTGATTAAGACCAAGCTGGGAAGCCTCCTCCCTCAAAACGACCAAGCCAAACAGCAGGTACAAGGTTGTATTGTAAAGAAGAGCAATCCAGCTGAAACTGCCTACGCCTTCTACCAGTGTGTCTCCCCACTCCTTGCTAAATACAACAATTGA
- the LOC123676401 gene encoding uncharacterized protein LOC123676401, with the protein MKYSFVLFFFFCVFSARALKIDFNHRDPRHKQCVGHNFGQGQINLLNRGDLVDPNCPEYSRHLMCIWKQMGVMNEDGILDKGVITEKIDDFSNSNQDDIKTAQNCIVQKKTPQKTANDFYNCIHHLVKKYNS; encoded by the exons ATGAAGTATTCTTTTGTGCTGTTCTTTTTCTTCTGTGTCTTCTCT GCCAGAGCTCTGAAGATCGATTTCAACCATAGAGATCCACGTCATAAGCAGTGCGTAGGACATAACTTTGGTCAAGGCCAAATCAATCTTCTAAACAGAGGAGACCTAGTTGATCCAAATTGCCCAGAATATTCCAGGCATCTGATGTGCATTTGGAAGCAGATGGGTGTTATGAACGAGGATGGTATACTAGATAAGGGAGTTATAACTGAGAAAATTGACGACTTCTCCAACAGCAACCAAGACGATATTAAGACAGCTCAGAATTGTATTGTCCAGAAAAAGACCCCACAGAAAACAGCCAACGATTTTTACAATTGCATACATCATCTTGTGAAAAAATACAACTCTTAA
- the LOC123674803 gene encoding uncharacterized protein LOC123674803, with the protein MRSFLLSAVFLLSVCCVFSTKVDFHHGDTPHKDCSNHHAHFSHDKIEKMNRGEPMETTDKESGQHVLCILKERKIVSEDGIVNKDVLKTRLAKFFGEGNEDVQKGVDCLVQKSDQIDTAIAFYNCVAPYVKKHNA; encoded by the exons ATGAGGTCCTTTTTGTTGTCAGCTGTCTTCCTTCTATCCGTCTGCTGT GTATTCAGCACGAAAGTGGACTTCCACCATGGCGACACACCTCACAAAGACTGCTCCAACCATCATGCTCATTTCTCACAcgacaaaatcgaaaaaatgaaCCGTGGCGAACCAATGGAGACTACCGATAAGGAATCTGGCCAACACGTGCTCTGCATTTTGAAGGAAAGAAAAATCGTTTCTGAAGATGGTATTGTCAACAAAGATGTCTTGAAGACTAGACTGGCCAAGTTCTTTGGCGAAGGAAATGAAGATGTTCAGAAGGGTGTTGACTGTTTGGTTCAAAAATCAGACCAGATCGATACTGCCATCGCTTTCTACAACTGTGTGGCTCCTTACGTCAAGAAACATAACGCTTAA
- the LOC123674802 gene encoding uncharacterized protein LOC123674802 has product MIMKTFAGLVVISIPIYYVESAKLSFAHKNPPHPDCREHTKYITEEQVNQLNRGFYPDSPVIRQHILCIWKEKGVMNESGNLQPEVIKSKLKNEQIKQQVLRCIVQKSNPAETAYAFYQCVSPLLAKYNN; this is encoded by the exons ATGATCATGAAGACTTTTGCCGGTTTAGTAGTAATCTCCATTCCCATATATTAT GTGGAATCCGCAAAACTGAGCTTCGCTCACAAAAATCCTCCCCACCCAGACTGCAGAGAGCATACCAAATACATAACCGAGGAGCAGGTTAATCAGCTGAACAGAGGTTTCTACCCAGACAGTCCAGTGATCAGGCAGCATATCCTTTGTATTTGGAAAGAAAAAGGCGTGATGAACGAATCCGGAAACTTACAGCCTGAAGTGATTAAGTCCAAGCTCAAAAACGAACAAATCAAACAGCAGGTACTACGTTGCATCGTACAGAAGAGCAATCCAGCTGAAACTGCCTACGCCTTCTACCAGTGTGTCTCCCCACTCCTTGCCAAATACAACAATTGA